AATCAAACGATATAAAATTCAGAATCACCAAAGCATCGGTTTTCTTTTTCTTTGCAATGCTTTACGGTATCATATCGCTGGTTAATCATTACATGTTCCGCACCAATGCGCACGATTACGGAATATATAACCAGACGCTGTGGGATTATGCACATTTCAGGATTAACAACAACAGTGTGATACAACCCGGTTTCGGCAATATTCTCAGCGATCATTTTGAATTATTGCTAATGCTTATTTCGCCTTTTTATTACATCTTCGGATCTTACACATTATTAATTTTCCAGGTTATTTCAATATTGGTTGGAGGTCAAGGTGTTTTTAAATATGTTGAGTTGATTAGTGAAAATAAAAAGTTTGCACTCGCAGCAAGCATACATTTCTTTTTATTTTTCGCAATCTATTCAGCGCTTGCATTCGACTACCATAATAATGTTCCCGGCACAATGACAATTCCCTGGATATTTTATTTTATCCACAAAAATCAATGGAAACAAACTTTCTTCTGTTTGATTATTCTTCTGATATCAAAGGAGAATATGGCATTGTGGGGATTCTTCATTTTTATTTCTTTGATAATAAAATACAGAAATGAAAAGAAAAAAATTCTATGGTCGGGAATTTTTGCAGGCATATGTATTGTGTATTTTCTTTTGGTAGTAAAATTGATTATTCCTTCGCTTGGCTCTTCATCCGGCTCAGGCGGAAACTACCTGCATTTCCGGTATGCAGCATTGGGCAGCAACATGACTGAAGCAATAAAAACAATAATTACAAAACCTTTGTACGCTTTAAAATTATTATTTGTAAATCATCTGGGAAACCCCGATTACAATTATATCAAAGCAGAACTACACATTATTATTTTACTTTCGGGTGGAATACTTTTATTCTTCCGTCCATATTATTTATTGATGCTACTGCCTGTTTACGGACAGAAAATGTTTTGCGATTATTTCACCTACTGGGGCTTAGGTTATCATTACTCAATTGAATTTGCTCCCATTATCACGATTGGCGCATTTACTTTTCTTAACGACATAAAAAAAGAAAAAACAAAGAACATAATAGTTTATTCATTATTAATAATCACAGCTATTGTAACTGCGCATACATTTGATAGTACTCGCACTCATTTCATCAGGCAGAAACAACGTTTCTATACAAAGCCGCACTATGTAAGGAATTTCGACATTAAAGAATCTTATACATCATTAAAATTAATTCCTGCCGATGCGAAAGTTTGCGCACAGGATGAATTTGTTTCTCATTTGTGCTTTAGGAGAAATATTTATGTATATCCTTCTATTGAAGATGCAGACTATATTTACCTGAATACAAATTCAAATATTTATCCTTATTGGGATGATAAAAAATATTTGTCGGATATCGACTCACTGCGGAATGCAAAAGAATGGGAAAATATTTACGATAAAAATTTCACACTGATCTTTAAACGAAAAAAATAATATGAGTATCAAAGAGAATTTACTCAAATTAAATGAAGAGATTCCTTCAAATGTCAAGTTAATAGCGGTAAGTAAAACCAATCCCGTTGAAAAAATTCTGGAAGCTTACCAATGCGGACAAAAAGTTTTTGGTGAAAATCGCGTACAGGAACTGATTGAAAAGCAACCTAAACTTCCTGATGACATTGAATGGCACTTTATAGGTCACATGCAATCAAATAAAGTAAAATACATTGCTTCTTACATTTCGATGATTCATAGCGTGGAAAGTCTGAAATTATTACAGGAAATAAATAAAGAAGCTCAGAAAAAAAACAGGATTATCAATTGCCTCCTTGAAATGTACATTGCAAAAGAAGAAACTAAATTCGGGTTAGACTACGAAGAAGCTGTCGCAATAATTGAATCGGAAGAATACAAAAAAATGCAGAACATCAGAATCTGCGGAGTAATGGGAATGGCAACATTTTCGGAAGATACTGAATTGGTACGTAATGAATTTAAAGATCTGAAAACTATTTATCATCAATTAAAATCAAAATATTTTTGCGAGGATAAATATTTTAGAGAAATCTCGATGGGCATGTCTGGTGATTATACAATTGCAATTGAAGAAGGCAGCACTATTGTACGTATTGGAACAGCTATTTTTGGTGAGCGATAAATATAAGTATAAAAATCAAGGACAATCCTTACACTTTTCCTCAGTTTTTTTAACTTTCTTTTTTGATTTTGATTTTGTCTTTGCTGATTTAGGTTTAGTTTTTAATGAATCACTTTTATCCGCATCATCAGTATCAGTAGTATCTTTTTTCTCCCATGCAGTAGGACAGTAATATTTTTTTGAAATTTTTATACTGGGTTCAGGAAATTTTCCTTTTGTGATTTTGGGATATTTATTATCATAAACCTTGGTCATAAAAAAACCAAAAATAGGTAATGCAGAATGGCAGCCTTCCATATGTTCCTCTTTACGAAAATGGATACAGCGCTCTTCGCCGCCTACCCATGAACCTGCAACAATATCTTTAGTAACTCCCATAAACCAGCCATCGGAATAATTTGACGAGGTACCTGTTTTACCACCAATGTCATTACCGCCAAAAATATCGGCATATTCCCAAAGTTGCTGTGATGTTCCACCGGGCTCTTCCAGTCCGCCTTTCAACATATAGGTCATCAGCCAGGCTGTTTCTTTGCTCAATACTTGTTTTTGCTTAGGTTTGAATTCTTTGATCAGTTTGCCATCCCTGTCGGTAATTTTTAAAACGAGCATTGGTTCGGAATATATTCCCTGGTTCATGAAAACAGAATAAGCAGCAACCATTTCAAGTAATGTAACATCGTTCGACCCCAAACCTATTGATGGTACCGGTTTAAGTTTTGCAGTAATACCAAGCTTTTTAGCATAATCAGCAACCGTTTGAAATCCTATTTTTTCAGAAAGCTGCACCGTAACGGAATTACATGATTTCGCCATGGCATGCCTCAATGTCATTTCTCTGCCTGTGTATTCCCAATCTGCATTATGAGGCGACCATTCCATATCCTTTCCATCTTCTTTATATTTTATTGTTACCTGCTGGTCAACAATGCGGTCGCATGGCGACCAGCCTTTATCAATAGCAGCGCAATAAACAAAAGGTTTAAATGTAGAACCCGGTTGCCTTTTCGCCTGATTCACATGATCGTATTTAAAATATTTATAATTAATTCCACCAACCCATGCAAGAACTTTTCCTGTAAACGGATCCATCACCACGAAGCCCGCATTCAGAAAACGCTTCATATACCTGATGGAATCAAGAGAACTCATAGTAAATTCTTCTTCTCCTTTTTTCCATGAAAATAATTTCATCTTATGAGGCCTGTTTAACTCAGCATTTACCGAATCAATATTATTATCATAGCGTTTTAATAATTTCTTATACAAGGCTGTTTTCTTTACCTGGTCTTCTATAAAATTTTCAATTTCATTGTCGTTCTCATCAATCCATGGGTTTTCATCACCCCAATGTTCTTTAAACCTTCTCTGTAATATTTTCATTTGTTCTTCAACCGATTTCTCTGCATATTTCTGCAATTTCGAATCAATAGAAGTGTATATTTTTAAACCACTTGTATAAATATCATAACCACTTTCCTTACACCAGTCTTTCAAATAAGTTGCAACAGCTGAACGGATGTATGAACCCAATTCCGTTTCAGTAGGGTCTTCAACGCTATAATTAAGGACTATAGGTAATTTGCTGATGGAGTCAAATTCATGCTGTGTAATGTAATTATATTTCAACATTTGCGAAAGCACTGTATTCCTGCGTTCCAGACTTTTCTGAGGATGTACGGCCGGGCTGAATGTAGTCGGCGCTTTAAGCATTCCCACTAGGGTAGCTGCTTCCTGGATATTTAGCGATACAGGTAATTTATTAAAATACGTTTTACTTGCCACTTTTATCCCAAACGAATTGCTGCCAAAATCAACAGCATTCAAATACATGGTGAGTATTTCTTCCTTTGAATAATAATGTTCAAGTTTTACCGCAGTAACCCATTCTTTACTTTTTACTACGATTGTTCTCATGAATGGCACATAGCCTAATAACCCACGCGATGTTTTACGGGTTTTATATAAATTCTTTGCCAGCTGCTGAGTAATGGTACTGCCTCCCCTGTTATCTCCTTTTATTATATACCAGAACACCGAGAATGTTGCTTTTAAATCAATTCCACTATGATCATAAAAACGCGCATCTTCAGTAGCAATTAATGCATTCAGAATATTCTTGTTGATTTCGCCGTATTCAACCGGTGCCCTGTTTTCATTAAAATATTTCCCAATAAGAACACTGTCGCATGTATACAATTCAGATGAAACGGCCATTTCTGGACCTTTATCTTTATCAATGCTTGGCGACGAACCAAAAAGCCAGAGAAAATTTATAATGACAGCAAAGAAGTATATGAAAACAAATAGAAAAAAATTAAAAGTATATTTCAGGAACTTTCTGATGATTTTTGCCGGCCATACAGGTTTTTCAAGATAAGGAACAATTTTAAAAATACCTTTTTTAATGAAGGAAAAGAATTTATTTTTCATTATCCATAACCATTTCAGTAATGAATAAATGAATTGTATAGCACGCAGAAAAGGATTCTTACTTTTTTGCTCGTTATTTATCGTTTGTTCTGATGTATCCAATTGCTCTGAAACAAATAAAAAAAGAATATAATTTTAGAGTTGCAAAATTATACTTTTTATGCAAAGAGGGCATTAAAATGATTCTAAATTTCATATCACAAAGATTATCAATAGATATAATTTTAAAATTTTATAGAGAACAAAGGTTTTAATGTAGACAAACTTGATTATAGCACTGATACATTATGCTATAATATATCGCAGCAGGATAAATAGTAAGCCCGAAACTATTATAGTAACCGGTAATGTTATAAGCCATGCGATACCTATATTTTTAATTGTTTTCATTTGCAGGTTTTTCAAACCGCTATCAGAAACCATTGTTCCTGCAATACCTGAAGAAAGAACATGAGTTGTGCTTACCGGAAGCCCAAACGAAGTGGAAACAGCTATAGTGCTTGCTGCAATAATTTCAGCGCTGGCACCCTGAGCATAGGTAAGATGTGTTTTCCCGATCTTCTCTCCTATGGTTATAACAATACGCTTCCATCCTATCATGGTTCCTAAACCAAGAGAGAGAGAGATTATAAGTATTACCCACCATGGCGAATATTCAGTATACGTTTTCATTTCTTTTACAGAAGATGAAACAATTGCAATTTCTGCTTTACTTAAATTTAATTTTGACACTTCAGGATTTTTCAGGATCAGCTTATCCAATTTCTTTGAAACCGTGATAATATTTTTCCTGATATTAAAATTCGATTTATCTTTTTTATCAAATTCTTTCAAACCTATAACTTTATCTTCAATGCTTAACATACTTTTTTTAATTGCAGATAGTTCCGATTTACTATCTGAACTTAAACTTAAAGTATCAATTTTGTTAATAATATTTTCAATTTTCACTACTTGTTCTTTTAATACAAGAGGGTTTTTACTCATATCCACTGCAAAATGTGCGGGAATAATTCCTATAAAAATAATCATCAGTAACCCCACTCCTTTTTGTCCATCGTTGGAGCCATGCGAAAAGCTTACACTGGTACACGTTAGAACAAGTATCGATCTTATCCATAATGGTGGCGCTTTGGAGCTGGAAGGTTCCTGGAAAATAGTTGATCTCTTTTTAAAAATATATTTCAGAAGGAACATTAATAATAACGCCATTCCAAAACCAAATACCGGCGATATTAACAATGACAATCCTACATCTTCAACTTTAGCCCAGTTAAGCGCTATATGACCTGTTCCGGGTAAAAGCATATATGCAATTCCAACTCCGAATATAGAACCTATTAAGGTATGTGAACTGGAGCAGGGTATTCCGAAATACCATGTTCCAAGATTCCAGATAACTGCGGTAAGTATAAGTGACAGTATCATTGCCACTCCATGATAAATGTTCTGGTCAATTAACGCTTCGGTGGGAAGCAGGTTTACAATACCCATGGCTACCGCGATTCCGCCAGTATAAACACCCAGGAAGTTCCAGAATCCTGACCATATTACAGCAATTCTCGGTTTTAATGAATGTGTATAAATTACTGTTGCTACTGCATTAGCGGTATCATGAAATCCATTAATAAATTCGAAAATACAAACTGCTAAAATGCAAACGAAAAGTAAAACTGTGAGGCCTGTGTCTAATCCAAACATAAATTAATTTTATATTACAAAAATATAAAGCCTTCATCAATAATAACGTTTAGGAATCATTACGAATATATTAATAAATCATTAACTCCACTGACGCAATGAAAAACTTCAAGTTCCAAGTACCAGGAATTACAACTAACTTTTTATTAAATATTTTTCTTTGAATTTAAAATTTGGGTCTTGTAGCTTGAGACATAATTAATGAAGAATCCAGCGGAGTAAAAGGAATAAGGACCCTGAAAGTACTATGGTTACAGGCAAAGTGATAACCCAAGCTAATCCAATGTTTTTTATTGTACTGGCTTGTAAATTTTTCCAGCCATCTTCAGCTACCATCGAACCGGCAACACCAGAACTTAACACATGTGTTGTGCTTACCGGAAGACCCAATAATGAAGAAATACTTATTGTACTTGCTGCTACCAACTGGCTTGCTGCTCCCTGTGCATATGTCATAGGGGTTTTGCCAATTTTTTCTCCAACAGTCATCACAATTCGCTTCCATCCTATCATTGTTCCAACTCCAAGCGAAAGAGATATCATTAAAATAACCCACCATGGGGCATATTCAGTGTTTGTTTTAATTAAAGCTACATTCTTTTTTAAATCGTTTATATCTGATGATGAAATAATATTTTGTTTTCCTTTGAGCGATAACAATAGTTTGTCTGTTGTTTTCCCAATAAGAAGGATATCTTTTCGTATTTCGAAATGGCGTGATTCGGGTATTTGTTTAAACGATGTAACTTTCCCGGTAATGGATTGAATTGTATCTATTCTTTGTTTTATAAGATCCACATTTTCAT
This genomic interval from Bacteroidales bacterium contains the following:
- a CDS encoding DUF2079 domain-containing protein, translated to MLQSNDIKFRITKASVFFFFAMLYGIISLVNHYMFRTNAHDYGIYNQTLWDYAHFRINNNSVIQPGFGNILSDHFELLLMLISPFYYIFGSYTLLIFQVISILVGGQGVFKYVELISENKKFALAASIHFFLFFAIYSALAFDYHNNVPGTMTIPWIFYFIHKNQWKQTFFCLIILLISKENMALWGFFIFISLIIKYRNEKKKILWSGIFAGICIVYFLLVVKLIIPSLGSSSGSGGNYLHFRYAALGSNMTEAIKTIITKPLYALKLLFVNHLGNPDYNYIKAELHIIILLSGGILLFFRPYYLLMLLPVYGQKMFCDYFTYWGLGYHYSIEFAPIITIGAFTFLNDIKKEKTKNIIVYSLLIITAIVTAHTFDSTRTHFIRQKQRFYTKPHYVRNFDIKESYTSLKLIPADAKVCAQDEFVSHLCFRRNIYVYPSIEDADYIYLNTNSNIYPYWDDKKYLSDIDSLRNAKEWENIYDKNFTLIFKRKK
- a CDS encoding transglycosylase domain-containing protein; amino-acid sequence: MKNKFFSFIKKGIFKIVPYLEKPVWPAKIIRKFLKYTFNFFLFVFIYFFAVIINFLWLFGSSPSIDKDKGPEMAVSSELYTCDSVLIGKYFNENRAPVEYGEINKNILNALIATEDARFYDHSGIDLKATFSVFWYIIKGDNRGGSTITQQLAKNLYKTRKTSRGLLGYVPFMRTIVVKSKEWVTAVKLEHYYSKEEILTMYLNAVDFGSNSFGIKVASKTYFNKLPVSLNIQEAATLVGMLKAPTTFSPAVHPQKSLERRNTVLSQMLKYNYITQHEFDSISKLPIVLNYSVEDPTETELGSYIRSAVATYLKDWCKESGYDIYTSGLKIYTSIDSKLQKYAEKSVEEQMKILQRRFKEHWGDENPWIDENDNEIENFIEDQVKKTALYKKLLKRYDNNIDSVNAELNRPHKMKLFSWKKGEEEFTMSSLDSIRYMKRFLNAGFVVMDPFTGKVLAWVGGINYKYFKYDHVNQAKRQPGSTFKPFVYCAAIDKGWSPCDRIVDQQVTIKYKEDGKDMEWSPHNADWEYTGREMTLRHAMAKSCNSVTVQLSEKIGFQTVADYAKKLGITAKLKPVPSIGLGSNDVTLLEMVAAYSVFMNQGIYSEPMLVLKITDRDGKLIKEFKPKQKQVLSKETAWLMTYMLKGGLEEPGGTSQQLWEYADIFGGNDIGGKTGTSSNYSDGWFMGVTKDIVAGSWVGGEERCIHFRKEEHMEGCHSALPIFGFFMTKVYDNKYPKITKGKFPEPSIKISKKYYCPTAWEKKDTTDTDDADKSDSLKTKPKSAKTKSKSKKKVKKTEEKCKDCP
- a CDS encoding inorganic phosphate transporter — its product is MFGLDTGLTVLLFVCILAVCIFEFINGFHDTANAVATVIYTHSLKPRIAVIWSGFWNFLGVYTGGIAVAMGIVNLLPTEALIDQNIYHGVAMILSLILTAVIWNLGTWYFGIPCSSSHTLIGSIFGVGIAYMLLPGTGHIALNWAKVEDVGLSLLISPVFGFGMALLLMFLLKYIFKKRSTIFQEPSSSKAPPLWIRSILVLTCTSVSFSHGSNDGQKGVGLLMIIFIGIIPAHFAVDMSKNPLVLKEQVVKIENIINKIDTLSLSSDSKSELSAIKKSMLSIEDKVIGLKEFDKKDKSNFNIRKNIITVSKKLDKLILKNPEVSKLNLSKAEIAIVSSSVKEMKTYTEYSPWWVILIISLSLGLGTMIGWKRIVITIGEKIGKTHLTYAQGASAEIIAASTIAVSTSFGLPVSTTHVLSSGIAGTMVSDSGLKNLQMKTIKNIGIAWLITLPVTIIVSGLLFILLRYIIA
- a CDS encoding YggS family pyridoxal phosphate-dependent enzyme, whose protein sequence is MSIKENLLKLNEEIPSNVKLIAVSKTNPVEKILEAYQCGQKVFGENRVQELIEKQPKLPDDIEWHFIGHMQSNKVKYIASYISMIHSVESLKLLQEINKEAQKKNRIINCLLEMYIAKEETKFGLDYEEAVAIIESEEYKKMQNIRICGVMGMATFSEDTELVRNEFKDLKTIYHQLKSKYFCEDKYFREISMGMSGDYTIAIEEGSTIVRIGTAIFGER